From Sporosarcina sp. Te-1, the proteins below share one genomic window:
- a CDS encoding DUF2294 domain-containing protein, protein MSKKIHHFNAIIRKLRKDLFGKGPDRIHSVIIDNMVISTLYGNLTPTEKFIAGTPEGKEMVHVARTRMIQEVYDKAPPEGLEELIGAKFVHLFSDFKVDDDIAVSVFLFDRNID, encoded by the coding sequence ATGTCCAAAAAAATCCATCATTTTAATGCGATCATTCGAAAGTTGCGGAAAGATCTCTTCGGCAAAGGACCGGATCGGATCCATTCTGTCATCATTGATAACATGGTCATCTCCACGCTCTACGGAAACTTGACGCCTACAGAAAAATTCATCGCCGGGACGCCTGAAGGAAAAGAGATGGTCCATGTAGCTAGAACCAGAATGATACAGGAAGTGTATGACAAAGCGCCTCCTGAAGGACTAGAAGAATTGATTGGCGCAAAATTCGTCCATCTGTTCTCAGATTTTAAAGTGGATGATGATATCGCCGTTTCCGTTTTCTTGTTCGATCGGAATATCGATTGA